In Microbacterium laevaniformans, a single window of DNA contains:
- the purL gene encoding phosphoribosylformylglycinamidine synthase subunit PurL — protein sequence MSTPASDSKVADTVENAVQTPEKEQPYAALGLKSDEYAQIKEILGRRPTSGELAMYSVMWSEHCSYKSSKIYLRRFGQKVSEEMKKRLMVGMGQNAGVVDVGEGWAVTFKVESHNHPSYIEPFQGAATGVGGIVRDIISMGARPVAVMDQLRFGAIDNPDTARVVHGVVSGISFYANCLGLPNIGGETVFDAVYQGNPLVNALAVGVMRHEDIKLANATGAGNKVVLFGARTGGDGIGGASILASDTFADGGPTKRPAVQVGDPFAEKVLIECCLELYRDELVEAIQDLGAAGISCATSELAANGGSGMRVDLENVLLRDPTLTPEEILMSESQERMMAIVAPEKLDAFLAVTGKWDVETSVLGEVTGDGRLQIFWHGEQIVDVDPSTVAVDGPVYERPVAYPTWIDALRDDSASALPRTDDPATLRTQFLDLLGSPNLADTSWVTNQYDYYVMGNTALSFPDDAGMIRVDEESGLGFAIATDCNGRFCQLDPYAGAQLALAEAYRNVAVTGAVPTAVTDCLNFGSPENPEVMWQFGQAVDGLADACLELGVPVTGGNVSFYNQTGDTPIFPTPVVGVLGIIDDVARRIPSGWQDAGENIYLLGVTATDLSGSAWAETVHGHLGGRPPAVDLAQEKRLAELIHAASQQELVSSAHDLSSGGLAQALAEAVTRFGVGARVWLREIMERDGVDAATALFSESTGRVIVSVPREEDVKFRGLCEGRSYPVLRIGVTDATADTAENALEVQDVFTVAVSELRARSQATLPAAFGPTVVEPVG from the coding sequence GTGAGCACCCCCGCATCCGACAGCAAGGTCGCAGACACTGTCGAGAACGCCGTCCAGACGCCGGAGAAGGAGCAGCCGTACGCGGCGCTCGGCCTCAAGAGCGATGAGTACGCGCAGATCAAGGAGATCCTCGGTCGCCGTCCCACCAGCGGCGAGCTGGCGATGTACTCGGTGATGTGGAGCGAGCACTGCTCCTACAAGTCGTCGAAGATCTACCTGCGCCGCTTCGGCCAGAAGGTCTCCGAGGAGATGAAGAAGCGGCTCATGGTCGGCATGGGCCAGAACGCGGGTGTCGTCGACGTGGGCGAGGGCTGGGCGGTGACCTTCAAGGTCGAGAGCCACAACCACCCGAGCTACATCGAGCCGTTCCAGGGCGCCGCAACCGGTGTGGGCGGCATCGTCCGCGACATCATCTCGATGGGCGCCCGTCCGGTGGCCGTCATGGACCAGCTCCGTTTCGGCGCGATCGACAATCCCGACACCGCCCGCGTCGTGCACGGTGTGGTCAGCGGCATCAGCTTCTATGCGAACTGCCTGGGCCTGCCGAACATCGGCGGCGAGACGGTGTTCGACGCCGTCTACCAGGGCAACCCGCTGGTCAACGCCCTCGCGGTCGGCGTCATGCGACACGAGGACATCAAGCTCGCCAACGCCACCGGCGCGGGCAACAAGGTCGTGCTCTTCGGCGCCCGCACGGGCGGCGACGGCATCGGCGGCGCATCGATCCTCGCGTCCGACACCTTCGCCGACGGCGGCCCGACCAAGCGTCCCGCCGTGCAGGTCGGCGACCCGTTCGCCGAGAAGGTGCTCATCGAGTGCTGCCTCGAGCTGTACCGCGACGAGCTCGTCGAGGCGATCCAGGACCTCGGCGCCGCGGGTATCTCCTGCGCCACGAGCGAGCTGGCCGCCAACGGCGGCTCGGGCATGCGCGTGGACCTCGAGAACGTGCTGCTGCGCGACCCCACGCTCACGCCGGAAGAGATCCTCATGAGCGAGAGCCAGGAGCGCATGATGGCGATCGTCGCGCCCGAGAAGCTCGACGCGTTCCTGGCCGTGACCGGCAAATGGGATGTCGAGACCAGCGTGCTCGGCGAGGTGACCGGCGACGGCCGCCTGCAGATCTTCTGGCACGGCGAGCAGATCGTCGACGTCGACCCCTCCACGGTCGCGGTCGACGGCCCGGTCTACGAGCGCCCCGTGGCCTACCCGACCTGGATCGATGCCCTCCGCGACGACTCGGCATCCGCCCTGCCGCGCACCGACGACCCCGCCACCCTGCGCACGCAGTTCCTCGATCTGCTCGGCAGCCCGAACCTCGCCGACACGAGCTGGGTGACCAACCAGTACGACTACTACGTCATGGGCAACACCGCCCTCAGCTTCCCCGACGACGCCGGCATGATCCGCGTCGACGAGGAGAGCGGCCTGGGCTTCGCCATCGCCACCGACTGCAACGGGCGCTTCTGCCAGCTCGACCCCTACGCGGGCGCGCAGCTGGCCCTCGCCGAGGCGTACCGCAACGTCGCCGTCACGGGCGCCGTTCCGACCGCCGTGACCGACTGCCTCAACTTCGGCAGCCCGGAGAACCCCGAGGTCATGTGGCAGTTCGGCCAGGCCGTCGACGGTCTTGCCGACGCGTGCCTCGAGCTCGGCGTCCCGGTCACCGGCGGCAACGTCAGCTTCTACAACCAGACCGGCGACACCCCGATCTTCCCGACGCCCGTCGTCGGCGTGCTCGGCATCATCGATGACGTCGCCCGCCGCATTCCGAGCGGCTGGCAGGATGCCGGCGAGAACATCTACCTCCTGGGCGTCACCGCCACCGATCTGAGCGGCTCGGCGTGGGCCGAGACCGTGCACGGCCACCTCGGCGGACGCCCGCCGGCGGTCGACCTCGCCCAGGAGAAGCGTCTCGCGGAGCTCATCCACGCGGCATCCCAGCAGGAGCTCGTCTCCAGCGCCCACGACCTCTCGTCGGGCGGGCTCGCCCAGGCCCTGGCCGAAGCGGTGACGCGTTTCGGCGTCGGCGCCCGCGTCTGGCTGCGCGAGATCATGGAGCGCGACGGCGTGGATGCCGCGACCGCCCTGTTCAGCGAGTCGACCGGCCGCGTCATCGTCTCGGTGCCGCGCGAGGAGGACGTGAAGTTCCGCGGACTGTGCGAGGGCCGCAGCTACCCGGTACTGCGCATCGGCGTCACCGACGCGACCGCCGACACAGCGGAGAACGCCCTCGAGGTGCAGGACGTGTTCACGGTCGCGGTCTCGGAGCTGCGGGCGCGCTCGCAGGCGACACTGCCGGCCGCCTTCGGACCTACGGTCGTCGAGCCCGTAGGCTGA
- a CDS encoding VOC family protein — protein MTGLTPYLFFDGTARAALEFYRGVFGGELVLATFGDFGRDDGPADHIAHGMLQGAVELFASDAAPGEPTLELRGILFSLLGTAEPATLEEWFAALAEGGDVLDPLALRPWGDHDGQVRDRFGVAWLIGYQG, from the coding sequence ATGACCGGACTCACCCCGTATCTCTTCTTCGACGGCACGGCTCGCGCGGCCCTCGAGTTCTACCGCGGGGTGTTCGGCGGCGAGCTCGTCCTCGCGACGTTCGGCGATTTCGGGCGCGACGACGGGCCCGCCGACCACATCGCGCACGGCATGCTGCAGGGTGCCGTCGAGCTGTTCGCGTCGGATGCCGCTCCCGGCGAGCCGACTCTGGAGCTTCGCGGCATCCTGTTCTCCCTCTTGGGCACCGCCGAGCCGGCGACGCTCGAGGAGTGGTTCGCGGCGCTCGCCGAGGGCGGCGACGTGCTCGACCCACTCGCGCTGCGACCCTGGGGCGACCATGACGGTCAGGTGCGCGACCGGTTCGGGGTGGCCTGGCTCATCGGCTACCAGGGATGA